The proteins below are encoded in one region of Phaseolus vulgaris cultivar G19833 chromosome 1, P. vulgaris v2.0, whole genome shotgun sequence:
- the LOC137814493 gene encoding UDP-glycosyltransferase 73C2-like, whose product MLSQTTNLHFVLFPLMSQGHMIPMMDIARLLAHRGVVVTIFTTPKNASRFNSVLSRALSSGLQIRFLQLHFPAKEAGLPEGCENFDMVTSRDMMNKMFHTIRMLQKSAEELFEALTPKPSCIISDFCIPWTAQIAEKYHIPRISFHGFSCFCLHCLHQLHTSEVCESITSESEYFTIPDIPDQIQVTKEQLPGALSIDLKGFGDQLRDAERKTYGVIINTFEELEKAYVRDYKKVKNDKMWCIGPVSLCNNDGLDKAERGNRASINEHNCLKWLDLQQPKSVVYVCFGSLCNLIPSQLVELALALEDTKIPFVWVIREGSRFQELEKWISEEGFEERTKGRSLIIRGWAPQVIILSHPSIGGFLTHCGWNSTLEGISGGVPLVTWPLFGDQFLNEKLVTDVLKIGVSVGVEVPLMWGEEERRGVLVKKEDIGRAICRVMDEDGEESKERRERARELSEMGKRAMEKGGTSHLGITLLIQDIIQNSTAQAQESHLTCSA is encoded by the coding sequence ATGCTTTCCCAAACAACCAATCTTCACTTCGTCTTGTTTCCCCTCATGTCTCAAGGCCACATGATCCCCATGATGGATATTGCAAGACTACTGGCGCACCGTGGTGTGGTTGTTACCATATTCACCACCCCAAAAAATGCATCACGTTTCAATTCAGTTCTTTCTCGTGCTCTATCATCTGGTCTCCAAATCCGGTTTCTACAACTTCATTTTCCAGCAAAAGAGGCAGGACTACCTGAAGGGTGTGAGAATTTCGACATGGTAACATCAAGGGATATGATGAACAAAATGTTCCACACCATCAGAATGCTTCAGAAGTCAGCAGAGGAATTGTTTGAAGCACTAACACCAAAACCAAGTTGCATAATCTCCGACTTCTGCATTCCTTGGACCGCTCAGATAGCTGAAAAGTATCATATTCCAAGGATTTCATTCCACGGATTTTCTTGCTTCTGCCTCCATTGTCTGCACCAGCTACACACTTCAGAGGTTTGTGAAAGCATCACTTCAGAGTCCGAGTATTTCACTATTCCCGACATACCTGACCAAATTCAAGTTACCAAAGAGCAGTTACCAGGAGCACTCTCAATTGATTTGAAGGGCTTTGGAGACCAGTTGCGTGACGCTGAGAGAAAGACGTATGGGGTTATCATAAATActtttgaagagttggagaAGGCGTATGTGAGGGATTACAAGAAGGTGAAAAATGATAAGATGTGGTGCATTGGTCCTGTTTCATTATGCAACAATGATGGTTTGGATAAGGCTGAAAGAGGCAATCGGGCCTCAATTAATGAGCACAATTGCTTGAAGTGGCTAGATTTGCAGCAACCTAAGTCAGTGGTCTATGTTTGTTTTGGAAGCTTATGCAACTTGATTCCTTCACAGCTTGTGGAGTTGGCCTTGGCCTTGGAAGATACTAAAATACCATTTGTATGGGTTATTAGGGAGGGAAGTAGGTTCCAAGAACTGGAAAAGTGGATCTCTGAAGAAGGGTTTGAGGAAAGGACGAAAGGGAGAAGCCTTATAATAAGAGGTTGGGCACCACAAGTAATAATACTATCACACCCTTCCATTGGAGGATTCTTAACACACTGTGGTTGGAATTCAACACTTGAAGGGATAAGTGGTGGAGTGCCACTGGTTACCTGGCCTCTATTTGGTGATCAGTTTTTAAATGAGAAGCTTGTTACTGATGTGTTGAAGATTGGAGTGAGCGTTGGAGTAGAGGTTCCCTTGATGTGGGGAGAAGAAGAGAGGAGAGGTGTGTTGGTGAAGAAGGAGGATATTGGGAGGGCAATATGTAGAGTGATGGatgaagatggagaagaaagcaaagagagaagagaaagagcAAGAGAATTGAGTGAGATGGGAAAGAGAGCGATGGAAAAAGGTGGCACTTCTCATCTTGGCATCACTTTGCTTATTCAAGACATTATACAAAATTCAACTGCTCAGGCTCAAGAATCGCATCTTACATGCTCTGCTTGA